The genome window GGTGCATGACTTTCACGAGCCCCGATTTCATCCTCGTCCCCTTGCCGGCGGCAAGGATGATCGCCGCAAGATTCTTCATGGATTCCTCCCGGACTGAATGCGTCCGTAATTAACTCGTATCAGAAAACAAGTAACGTTAAACGATGCCGTGGTTTCCCGTCAAGTGATTAACGTGGCGAAACCGCGAGCTTTCGCCTTTACACGGGATGGGTTCTGGAGTAGTCTTCTGCCGGAGGGTCTATGGGGATACCTGAAGACATACACCAGTTCGAGCAGGGCCTCAATGAACTGATCATCAAGTATGAGCAGTACTTCCTCGGCATCGAGAAACGGGAACCCCTGCGCCTGCGGGAGACGGTCGACCGGCTGGCGCGCAAGCACTCAGCCGTGAAGATAGTCAATACCATGCTCAACTTCAAGTATACCTCCCTTGTTTCCCGCTACGCCAGCTACCGTCAGTACTGGGACCGGATTCTCCGGCTCATGGAGGAAGGAAGGTATTCCCGTGACCGGTTCCGGATGGCGATCCACGAACGCTCGGCCCCGAAGGCACGGCAGCACGAACCCCCGCCTCCCGGAAATGAGGCGGAGGATCTCTACCACCAGTTCGTGGAGGCGCGCCGTTCCTGCAACCTTCCTGCGGAAACGATTTCCCGCGATCAGGTTGCCGCGGCCATCGAACGCCAGAAACCGGTCATCAAGGCCAAATATGGCACCGATCAGGTGGAGTTCCGCGTGGTAGTGGAAAACGGCGTGCCCAAGATCAAGGCCCGTCCCCGCCGCTGATGCGTCTTCCCTTCCTGGTTTTCGGAGTCTGACGTGAAGGTTGTCCTTGTTGCCATTCATCCCTATCCCTCGCCCCAGGCCGTTCCCCTCGCCAATGCCTGTCTCGCGGCATATCTCGCCACCGACGAGGAACTGTTGGCCCGGGTCCAGGTCGCACTGTGCGATTTTTTTGTTGGCGGTGATGTTGCCGCCTGGGTGGACGACATCCTTGCCCGCGATCCTCATGCCGTCGGGGTTTCCCTCTACCTCTGGAACCGGGACGACGCCCGGGCCATGGCGGATGAGCTGCGTCGCCGCGCGCCGGGCCTGAATATCTTTGCCGGTGGCCCCGAGGCAACGGCCGACCCGGCAGGGCTGCTCGCCGGCTCTTCCTTTGACTTCCTCATCCAGGGTGAGGGGGAAATTCCCTTTCTCGATGTGGTGGGGCGCCTTGATGCCGGTGAACCGGGCCGGGGCGCCGTGGGAACGGCCTGGCTTGACAGCGGCATGCTCCGGCATGTCCCGGCCCGTCCGATCCGCCTCCTGGATACCGCCCCTTCGCCCCTGCTGACGGGGGTTATCGATCCGTCCGGCTATCCCGGCATCCTCTGGCAGCTCGCCCGAGGCTGTGATTTTTCCTGCGAATACTGCTTTGACGACAAGGGAGAGCGCGGGGTGCGGCGCTATTCCCTGAAACGGATCGACGCGGAGCTTGACGTGATCGTCCGCAGCGGCGTTTCCCAGGTGTTCGTCCTGGATTCCACCTTCAATCAGGACCGGGAACGGGCAAAAAAAATCCTGAAGATGATCCGGGCCCGGGCCCCCCATATCCATTTTCATTTCGAGGTCAGGAGCGAGTTCATCGACCGGGAGATGGCCCGGCTCTTCGCGCGGGTAACCTGTTCCCTCCAGATCGGCCTCCAGAGCGCCGACCCGAAAATCCTGCGCAGAATCAGGCGCCACCTGGATCTCGACGACTTTCGCGAGCGGATCGGCCTGCTCAACGAAAGCGGGGCGATTTTCGGTTTCGACCTGATCTACGGGCTCCCCGGCGACTCCCTGGCCGCGTTCCGCCGCAGCCTCGACTTTGCCCTGGAACTCTACCCGAATCACCTGGACATCTTCCCCCTGGCGATCCTTCCCGGCACCATCCTCGCCAGCCGGGCGCCTTTGGAAGGGCTGGAGCATCGCGCCACGCCTCCCTATACCCTGACGTCATCCCCCACCTTTTCCTCCTCGGACCTTGAGCGGGCTGCCCGCCTG of Geobacter anodireducens contains these proteins:
- a CDS encoding B12-binding domain-containing radical SAM protein, translating into MKVVLVAIHPYPSPQAVPLANACLAAYLATDEELLARVQVALCDFFVGGDVAAWVDDILARDPHAVGVSLYLWNRDDARAMADELRRRAPGLNIFAGGPEATADPAGLLAGSSFDFLIQGEGEIPFLDVVGRLDAGEPGRGAVGTAWLDSGMLRHVPARPIRLLDTAPSPLLTGVIDPSGYPGILWQLARGCDFSCEYCFDDKGERGVRRYSLKRIDAELDVIVRSGVSQVFVLDSTFNQDRERAKKILKMIRARAPHIHFHFEVRSEFIDREMARLFARVTCSLQIGLQSADPKILRRIRRHLDLDDFRERIGLLNESGAIFGFDLIYGLPGDSLAAFRRSLDFALELYPNHLDIFPLAILPGTILASRAPLEGLEHRATPPYTLTSSPTFSSSDLERAARLAEACDIFYTRGRAVAWFNSVASALRLSPSALLDECAAWLDDARQKGGGGPDLTDQDIWLMQREFLDRIFRRRKRTALLSLALDLVDYHYYFAAALLAPPPPLPTDRELAGRDLLGTAFFLAPTARLAHFSYEIVDILEAGEVDLASFRDCFTPSGSWAVIYPRAGDVYTEPLLESYAKFLQGLDGADRAGAAASRAGLGRDEAREFLDFAAAEGIVVVVT